In Anopheles gambiae chromosome 2, idAnoGambNW_F1_1, whole genome shotgun sequence, a single window of DNA contains:
- the LOC1276471 gene encoding uncharacterized protein LOC1276471 isoform X8, whose protein sequence is MDECQHELDFEELEKLCRHTPEDELSEAEADQLGETGGTEEGGEAGERFRDMGQSESKKASKKAATDTGLHTKGTAMSFGFKKHKVHQATTGSNGTIGTTGNNKLPPGAVTHTGDGGGGVGAGAEPVPGAVANQIKKFSHSNHNNNNNNNNNNNSNNATLEREKAERELVQATVISNPGVDAAFSDNNGNSGSVESVDDTSGGVMGPGRTAASTGRSTPRLQPAKKDSNGAPYRSNRFGFRTNNIVRPASVGLQPRVANDFDKHSSTTTHTNNNNNNIHAHNNNNNNVYVVNDKRRSKSASSAASARTTFTPLPGTTAAAAAAATGTGGNGAIVLHQHAYGGGATALHRPLPKYQAPSTKIAHATVPDSNSGAGGTYQQQMTKCNQGEHKNTQHSGAGAKQTAQQHQYTHGSEAGQNAPSGGGLCAKPPLTGNGHTAGGTTTSAKLGQEAAATASKFTLHTSSLPKPQYPVSISLTGTTAGSAVAATATASSRYTMDTKGAKHAVNVSRKEFANTNVTGAPALEDTTTTTTSSIRMPRQRYRNLEMVMSGRHKFEVRDLEALTTEPIVPLPLPELPSAFCSTGNQRTAPLSGLIRSTELNASANASALHDDIDINDNRYEQAEPGAAEEQVTPTAPDGEGQKESLEEEKLLRDNNSSEKSLIKGGAMKELMESYEESKSSTPSCSRASWFTAGEALAAKDFGIRSLTSSVESSTSRQTDSMPGSAQDEQEEEDISSVTITAGNPSAFSSISAPIPMDVSATNLDSVSEVLVSFTDPGTDPLASGGGDAATEPNRMYRNEQAKFAEMAAAISDVLLLDDETSPTDSLVSSCTENSDDVKKPRGGKKTAENTKEKEKDIDEISPELDELTSPVSPGTPTHASNSLSLSDGGRDFLIDDEIADQPGLVFDEGSTLDLGSLNLNLTSQKTDTDRTLKDNHNRAAAAAAGTTNGAGSQPAAIRATPPSAPKPRRAMPDAYESPALSRKSARSGNRMARAESLDTLSPCDSIASDDFMLDFDCNSSMDSIDRVARSSMGGSANGLNSMDELQLWSELENKGGHIIREWSTLLRSSPQSNSTHRSQLPARARLLTRRLQNNATPTNGSESPRSIDSLPRRTFAGSYKTATLSQFHNLANNNNNCTDSASTATNSAEDLTLLDKSLRNSMLQDVVHFKKQLVRLRRIMQEDEENLMMTDTLNPFENNNGQFFTTAAAAIAANGTIGSATTTTAATATSQEQQQQQQENILIRESSVAALALLEDQRQELADLRRQVVYLQGELTAKDRTIRQQQNLIEKYEAEREKQQQQQQLHSLTNGGSSTESGDGTALSGPDSAGSSDRNHQSAETISTATQTERLRPVSFGGQEGLGRLGQLGQSQ, encoded by the exons ATGGATGAATGCCAGCATGAGCTCGACTTTGAGGAGCTAGAAAAACTGTGCAGACACACGCCGGAGGACGAACTGTCAGAAGCGGAAGCGGACCAGCTGGGTGAAACGGGCGGCACAGAGGAGGGAGGCGAAGCGGGCGAAAGGTTTAGAGATATG GGCCAATCGGAGAGCAAGAAAGCGTCGAAGAAAGCGGCCACCGACACTGGCCTGCACACCAAGGGGACGGCTATGTCGTTTGGCTTCAAGAAGCACAAGGTGCATCAGGCAACGACCGGCAGCAACGGTACGATCGGCACAACCGGAAACAACAAATTGCCACCGGGTGCGGTCACACATACcggtgacggtggtggtggtgtcggtgCCGGCGCAGAACCAGTCCCGGGAGCGGTCGCTAATCAGATCAAGAAGTTCAGCCACAgtaaccacaacaacaacaacaacaataacaacaacaacaacagcaataaTGCGACACTGGAAAGGGAGAAAGCGGAAAGGGAGCTGGTGCAGGCCACCGTCATCTCGAACCCGGGCGTCGATGCGGCATTTAGCGACAACAACGGAAATAGCG GATCGGTAGAGTCGGTGGACGACACGAGCGGTGGTGTGATGGGCCCCGGCCGAACTGCGGCCTCCACCGGCCGTTCTACACCGCGGCTGCAGCCCGCCAAGAAGGACAGCAACGGGGCGCCGTACCGCAGCAATCGGTTCGGCTTCCGCACCAACAACATCGTCCGGCCGGCATCGGTCGGGCTGCAGCCCCGGGTGGCCAACGATTTTGACAAACATTCCTCCACTACTAcccacaccaacaacaacaacaacaacatccacgcccataacaacaacaataacaacgtGTACGTCGTTAACGACAAGCGCCGCTCGAAGAGCGCCTCCTCGGCGGCCAGCGCACGCACAACCTTTACGCCGCTGCCGGGCACaacagcggcggcggcggcggctgcaaCCGGAACCGGCGGGAATGGGGCGATCGTGCTGCACCAGCACGCGTACGGTGGGGGTGCAACTGCGCTGCATCGTCCGCTGCCGAAATACCAGGCGCCGAGTACGAAAATAGCTCACGCCACCGTGCCGGACTCCAACAGTGGTGCTGGCGGGACTTATCAACAGCAGATGACGAAATGCAACCAGGGAGAGCATAAAAATACTCAGCATTCCGGTGCCGGGGCGAAGCAGACGGCCCAGCAGCATCAGTATACGCATGGCAGCGAAGCCGGGCAGAACGCACCAAGCGGTGGTGGTCTATG TGCAAAACCACCACTGACTGGCAATGGGCATACGGCCGGCGGCACCACTACATCGGCCAAACTAGGTCAGGAAGCGGCCGCAACGGCCAGCAAGTTTACGCTGCACACGTCCAGCCTGCCGAAACCGCAGTACCCGGTGTCGATCTCACTGACCGGTACTACCGCCGGGTCCGCTGTCGCCGCCACTGCGACCGCCAGCTCGCGCTACACGATGGACACGAAGGGTGCCAAGCATGCGGTCAACGTGAGTCGCAAAGAGTTCGCCAACACGAACGTGACCGGGGCGCCCGCGCTCGAAGACACGACCACCACGACGACGAGCAGCATCCGGATGCCGCGGCAGCGCTACCGCAACCTGGAGATGGTGATGAGCGGCCGGCACAAGTTCGAGGTGCGCGATCTTGAAGCGCTGACGACGGAACCGATCgtaccgctgccgctgccggaGCTGCCGAGTGCGTTCTGCAGCACAGGCAACCAGCGAACGGCACCGCTCAGCGGGCTGATCCGCTCGACCGAGCTGAATGCCAGTGCCAATGCGTCCGCCCTGCACGACGATATCGACATCAACGATAACCGGTACGAGCAGGCCGAACCGGGCGCGGCAGAGGAGCAAGTGACACCGACGGCACCGGACGGCGAAGGGCAGAAGGAAAGCCTCGAGGAGGAGAAGCTGCTGCGCGATAACAACTCGTCGGAAAAGAGCCTGATCAAGGGCGGCGCGATGAAGGAGCTGATGGAGAGCTACGAGGAAAGCAAGAGCTCGACGCCGAGCTGCTCGCGCGCTTCCTGGTTCACGGCCGGTGAGGCACTGGCCGCGAAAGACTTTGGCATCCGCAGCCTAACGAGCAGCGTGGAGAGCAGCACATCGCGGCAGACCGATTCGATGCCCGGCAGCGCACAGGACGAGCAGGAAGAGGAGGACATCAGCTCCGTCACCATTACGGCGGGCAATCCTTCGGCGTTCT CTTCCATCTCAGCACCGATCCCGATGGATGTTTCCGCCACCAACCTGGACAGTGTGTCGGAGGTGCTGGTCAGCTTCACCGATCCGGGCACGGATCCGCTTGCTAGCGGGGGCGGCGATGCTgccaccgaaccgaaccggatGTACCGCAACGAGCAGGCCAAGTTTGCGGAAATGGCCGCCGCCATCAGtgacgtgctgctgctggacgatgAAACCTCCCCGACGGACAGTCTCGTTAGCAGCTGTACGGAGAACTCGGACGACGTGAAGAAACCGCGCGGCGGCAAGAAAACGGCCGAAAACACGAAGGAAAAGGAGAAGGACATCGATGAGATCTCGCccgagctggacgagctgaCCAGTCCCGTCTCGCCCGGCACACCGACCCATGCTTCCAACTCACTGTCGCTGTCGGACGGCGGGAGGGATTTTCTGATTGACGACGAAATCGCCGACCAGCCGGGGCTGGTGTTCGATGAGGGCAGCACGCTCGATCTTGGCTCGCTCAATCTTAACCTGACATCACAGAAGACCGACACCGATCGAACGCTGAAGGACAACCAcaatcgtgctgctgctgcagctgctggcacTACTAACGGGGCCGGCTCCCAACCGGCAGCAATCAGGGCGACTCCACCGTCAGCGCCCAAGCCGAGGAGGGCTATGCCGGATGCGTACGAATCGCCGGCCCTGTCGCGCAAGTCGGCACGCAGCGGCAATCGCATGGCGCGGGCAGAATCGCTCGACACGCTCTCACCGTGCGACTCGATCGCGTCCGATGACTTTATGCTTGACTTTgactgcaacagcagcatggaCTCCATCGATCG AGTCGCTCGTTCCAGTATGGGTGGCAGCGCTAACGGGTTAAACTCGATGGACGAGCTGCAGCTGTGGTCCGAGCTGGAGAACAAAGGTGGACACATTATACGCGAGTGGAGCACACTGCTACGCAGCAGCCCGCAGAGCAACAGCACTCACAG ATCCCAGCTACCGGCAAGGGCACGGCTACTCACCCGACGCCTGCAGAACAACGCGACGCCCACGAATGGATCGGAAAGCCCGCGCTCGATCGACAGCCTGCCGCGGCGAACGTTCGCCGGCTCGTACAAGACGGCCACCCTGAGCCAGTTCCACAATctcgccaacaacaacaacaactgtacGGACTCTGCCTCGACCGCTACCAACTCCGCGGAGGATCTCACCCTGCTCGACAAGTCGCTGCGCAACTCCATGCTCCAGGACGTGGTGCACTTCAAGAAGCAGCTGGTACGACTCCGCCGGATAATGCAGGAG GATGAAGAAAATTTGATGATG ACCGATACTCTCAACCCATTTGAAAATAACAATGGGCAATTCTTCACGACGGCAGCAGCCGCAATTGCCGCCAATGGTACGATCGGCTCGGCAACAACTACAACGGCGGCGACGGCAACGTCCCaggaacagcaacagcagcagcaagaaaacATACTCATCCGTGAGTCCAGCGTGGCGGCCCTTGCCCTACTCGAGGACCAGCGGCAGGAGCTGGCGGATCTCAGAAGACAGGTGGTTTACCTTCAG GGTGAGCTAACGGCCAAAGATCGCACGAttcggcagcagcagaatcTGATCGAAAAGTATGAAGCGGAGCgagagaagcagcagcagcagcagcagctccacagCCTCACGAACGGTGGCTCGTCCACGGAGAGCGGGGATGGTACGGCCCTATCCGGGCCGGACAGTGCCGGCAGCAGCGATCGGAACCACCAGTCGGCGGAAACCATCAGCACCGCGACGCAAACGGAACGA CTGAGGCCCGTTTCCTTCGGTGGACAGGAAGGATTAGGAAG GCTGGGACAGCTGGGACAG TCGCAGTGA
- the LOC1276471 gene encoding uncharacterized protein LOC1276471 isoform X5 translates to MDECQHELDFEELEKLCRHTPEDELSEAEADQLGETGGTEEGGEAGERFRDMGQSESKKASKKAATDTGLHTKGTAMSFGFKKHKVHQATTGSNGTIGTTGNNKLPPGAVTHTGDGGGGVGAGAEPVPGAVANQIKKFSHSNHNNNNNNNNNNNSNNATLEREKAERELVQATVISNPGVDAAFSDNNGNSGSVESVDDTSGGVMGPGRTAASTGRSTPRLQPAKKDSNGAPYRSNRFGFRTNNIVRPASVGLQPRVANDFDKHSSTTTHTNNNNNNIHAHNNNNNNVYVVNDKRRSKSASSAASARTTFTPLPGTTAAAAAAATGTGGNGAIVLHQHAYGGGATALHRPLPKYQAPSTKIAHATVPDSNSGAGGTYQQQMTKCNQGEHKNTQHSGAGAKQTAQQHQYTHGSEAGQNAPSGGGLCAKPPLTGNGHTAGGTTTSAKLGQEAAATASKFTLHTSSLPKPQYPVSISLTGTTAGSAVAATATASSRYTMDTKGAKHAVNVSRKEFANTNVTGAPALEDTTTTTTSSIRMPRQRYRNLEMVMSGRHKFEVRDLEALTTEPIVPLPLPELPSAFCSTGNQRTAPLSGLIRSTELNASANASALHDDIDINDNRYEQAEPGAAEEQVTPTAPDGEGQKESLEEEKLLRDNNSSEKSLIKGGAMKELMESYEESKSSTPSCSRASWFTAGEALAAKDFGIRSLTSSVESSTSRQTDSMPGSAQDEQEEEDISSVTITAGNPSAFSSISAPIPMDVSATNLDSVSEVLVSFTDPGTDPLASGGGDAATEPNRMYRNEQAKFAEMAAAISDVLLLDDETSPTDSLVSSCTENSDDVKKPRGGKKTAENTKEKEKDIDEISPELDELTSPVSPGTPTHASNSLSLSDGGRDFLIDDEIADQPGLVFDEGSTLDLGSLNLNLTSQKTDTDRTLKDNHNRAAAAAAGTTNGAGSQPAAIRATPPSAPKPRRAMPDAYESPALSRKSARSGNRMARAESLDTLSPCDSIASDDFMLDFDCNSSMDSIDRVARSSMGGSANGLNSMDELQLWSELENKGGHIIREWSTLLRSSPQSNSTHRSQLPARARLLTRRLQNNATPTNGSESPRSIDSLPRRTFAGSYKTATLSQFHNLANNNNNCTDSASTATNSAEDLTLLDKSLRNSMLQDVVHFKKQLVRLRRIMQEDEENLMMTDTLNPFENNNGQFFTTAAAAIAANGTIGSATTTTAATATSQEQQQQQQENILIRESSVAALALLEDQRQELADLRRQVVYLQGELTAKDRTIRQQQNLIEKYEAEREKQQQQQQLHSLTNGGSSTESGDGTALSGPDSAGSSDRNHQSAETISTATQTERLRPVSFGGQEGLGRTFMRHFPTRPLYVADYFPISHSSVGFELALAARCANRCRVAVARIAVLANRLLTIIADLFNRLLLTRLSRRVANDGGVAMMARWARNCLDGASAPFVLVRDVLQKLYSLVHCFVALFSKSRRESTP, encoded by the exons ATGGATGAATGCCAGCATGAGCTCGACTTTGAGGAGCTAGAAAAACTGTGCAGACACACGCCGGAGGACGAACTGTCAGAAGCGGAAGCGGACCAGCTGGGTGAAACGGGCGGCACAGAGGAGGGAGGCGAAGCGGGCGAAAGGTTTAGAGATATG GGCCAATCGGAGAGCAAGAAAGCGTCGAAGAAAGCGGCCACCGACACTGGCCTGCACACCAAGGGGACGGCTATGTCGTTTGGCTTCAAGAAGCACAAGGTGCATCAGGCAACGACCGGCAGCAACGGTACGATCGGCACAACCGGAAACAACAAATTGCCACCGGGTGCGGTCACACATACcggtgacggtggtggtggtgtcggtgCCGGCGCAGAACCAGTCCCGGGAGCGGTCGCTAATCAGATCAAGAAGTTCAGCCACAgtaaccacaacaacaacaacaacaataacaacaacaacaacagcaataaTGCGACACTGGAAAGGGAGAAAGCGGAAAGGGAGCTGGTGCAGGCCACCGTCATCTCGAACCCGGGCGTCGATGCGGCATTTAGCGACAACAACGGAAATAGCG GATCGGTAGAGTCGGTGGACGACACGAGCGGTGGTGTGATGGGCCCCGGCCGAACTGCGGCCTCCACCGGCCGTTCTACACCGCGGCTGCAGCCCGCCAAGAAGGACAGCAACGGGGCGCCGTACCGCAGCAATCGGTTCGGCTTCCGCACCAACAACATCGTCCGGCCGGCATCGGTCGGGCTGCAGCCCCGGGTGGCCAACGATTTTGACAAACATTCCTCCACTACTAcccacaccaacaacaacaacaacaacatccacgcccataacaacaacaataacaacgtGTACGTCGTTAACGACAAGCGCCGCTCGAAGAGCGCCTCCTCGGCGGCCAGCGCACGCACAACCTTTACGCCGCTGCCGGGCACaacagcggcggcggcggcggctgcaaCCGGAACCGGCGGGAATGGGGCGATCGTGCTGCACCAGCACGCGTACGGTGGGGGTGCAACTGCGCTGCATCGTCCGCTGCCGAAATACCAGGCGCCGAGTACGAAAATAGCTCACGCCACCGTGCCGGACTCCAACAGTGGTGCTGGCGGGACTTATCAACAGCAGATGACGAAATGCAACCAGGGAGAGCATAAAAATACTCAGCATTCCGGTGCCGGGGCGAAGCAGACGGCCCAGCAGCATCAGTATACGCATGGCAGCGAAGCCGGGCAGAACGCACCAAGCGGTGGTGGTCTATG TGCAAAACCACCACTGACTGGCAATGGGCATACGGCCGGCGGCACCACTACATCGGCCAAACTAGGTCAGGAAGCGGCCGCAACGGCCAGCAAGTTTACGCTGCACACGTCCAGCCTGCCGAAACCGCAGTACCCGGTGTCGATCTCACTGACCGGTACTACCGCCGGGTCCGCTGTCGCCGCCACTGCGACCGCCAGCTCGCGCTACACGATGGACACGAAGGGTGCCAAGCATGCGGTCAACGTGAGTCGCAAAGAGTTCGCCAACACGAACGTGACCGGGGCGCCCGCGCTCGAAGACACGACCACCACGACGACGAGCAGCATCCGGATGCCGCGGCAGCGCTACCGCAACCTGGAGATGGTGATGAGCGGCCGGCACAAGTTCGAGGTGCGCGATCTTGAAGCGCTGACGACGGAACCGATCgtaccgctgccgctgccggaGCTGCCGAGTGCGTTCTGCAGCACAGGCAACCAGCGAACGGCACCGCTCAGCGGGCTGATCCGCTCGACCGAGCTGAATGCCAGTGCCAATGCGTCCGCCCTGCACGACGATATCGACATCAACGATAACCGGTACGAGCAGGCCGAACCGGGCGCGGCAGAGGAGCAAGTGACACCGACGGCACCGGACGGCGAAGGGCAGAAGGAAAGCCTCGAGGAGGAGAAGCTGCTGCGCGATAACAACTCGTCGGAAAAGAGCCTGATCAAGGGCGGCGCGATGAAGGAGCTGATGGAGAGCTACGAGGAAAGCAAGAGCTCGACGCCGAGCTGCTCGCGCGCTTCCTGGTTCACGGCCGGTGAGGCACTGGCCGCGAAAGACTTTGGCATCCGCAGCCTAACGAGCAGCGTGGAGAGCAGCACATCGCGGCAGACCGATTCGATGCCCGGCAGCGCACAGGACGAGCAGGAAGAGGAGGACATCAGCTCCGTCACCATTACGGCGGGCAATCCTTCGGCGTTCT CTTCCATCTCAGCACCGATCCCGATGGATGTTTCCGCCACCAACCTGGACAGTGTGTCGGAGGTGCTGGTCAGCTTCACCGATCCGGGCACGGATCCGCTTGCTAGCGGGGGCGGCGATGCTgccaccgaaccgaaccggatGTACCGCAACGAGCAGGCCAAGTTTGCGGAAATGGCCGCCGCCATCAGtgacgtgctgctgctggacgatgAAACCTCCCCGACGGACAGTCTCGTTAGCAGCTGTACGGAGAACTCGGACGACGTGAAGAAACCGCGCGGCGGCAAGAAAACGGCCGAAAACACGAAGGAAAAGGAGAAGGACATCGATGAGATCTCGCccgagctggacgagctgaCCAGTCCCGTCTCGCCCGGCACACCGACCCATGCTTCCAACTCACTGTCGCTGTCGGACGGCGGGAGGGATTTTCTGATTGACGACGAAATCGCCGACCAGCCGGGGCTGGTGTTCGATGAGGGCAGCACGCTCGATCTTGGCTCGCTCAATCTTAACCTGACATCACAGAAGACCGACACCGATCGAACGCTGAAGGACAACCAcaatcgtgctgctgctgcagctgctggcacTACTAACGGGGCCGGCTCCCAACCGGCAGCAATCAGGGCGACTCCACCGTCAGCGCCCAAGCCGAGGAGGGCTATGCCGGATGCGTACGAATCGCCGGCCCTGTCGCGCAAGTCGGCACGCAGCGGCAATCGCATGGCGCGGGCAGAATCGCTCGACACGCTCTCACCGTGCGACTCGATCGCGTCCGATGACTTTATGCTTGACTTTgactgcaacagcagcatggaCTCCATCGATCG AGTCGCTCGTTCCAGTATGGGTGGCAGCGCTAACGGGTTAAACTCGATGGACGAGCTGCAGCTGTGGTCCGAGCTGGAGAACAAAGGTGGACACATTATACGCGAGTGGAGCACACTGCTACGCAGCAGCCCGCAGAGCAACAGCACTCACAG ATCCCAGCTACCGGCAAGGGCACGGCTACTCACCCGACGCCTGCAGAACAACGCGACGCCCACGAATGGATCGGAAAGCCCGCGCTCGATCGACAGCCTGCCGCGGCGAACGTTCGCCGGCTCGTACAAGACGGCCACCCTGAGCCAGTTCCACAATctcgccaacaacaacaacaactgtacGGACTCTGCCTCGACCGCTACCAACTCCGCGGAGGATCTCACCCTGCTCGACAAGTCGCTGCGCAACTCCATGCTCCAGGACGTGGTGCACTTCAAGAAGCAGCTGGTACGACTCCGCCGGATAATGCAGGAG GATGAAGAAAATTTGATGATG ACCGATACTCTCAACCCATTTGAAAATAACAATGGGCAATTCTTCACGACGGCAGCAGCCGCAATTGCCGCCAATGGTACGATCGGCTCGGCAACAACTACAACGGCGGCGACGGCAACGTCCCaggaacagcaacagcagcagcaagaaaacATACTCATCCGTGAGTCCAGCGTGGCGGCCCTTGCCCTACTCGAGGACCAGCGGCAGGAGCTGGCGGATCTCAGAAGACAGGTGGTTTACCTTCAG GGTGAGCTAACGGCCAAAGATCGCACGAttcggcagcagcagaatcTGATCGAAAAGTATGAAGCGGAGCgagagaagcagcagcagcagcagcagctccacagCCTCACGAACGGTGGCTCGTCCACGGAGAGCGGGGATGGTACGGCCCTATCCGGGCCGGACAGTGCCGGCAGCAGCGATCGGAACCACCAGTCGGCGGAAACCATCAGCACCGCGACGCAAACGGAACGA CTGAGGCCCGTTTCCTTCGGTGGACAGGAAGGATTAGGAAG AACCTTCATGCGACACTTCCCGACCCGCCCGCTGTACGTGGCGGACTATTTTCCCATCAGCCACAGTTCGGTCGGGTTCGAGCTGGCCCTTGCCGCACGCTGCGCTAACCGCTGTCGTGTAGCGGTCGCCCGGATCGCTGTGCTGGCGAACCGTTTACTAACCATTATCGCTGATTTGTTTAACCGCTTACTGCTAACACGATTAAGTCGCCGGGTAGCCAACGATGGCGGGGTGGCAATGATGGCCCGTTGGGCAAGGAACTGCCTGGACGGAGCTTCCGCTCCGTTCGTGCTGGTGCGTGACGTGCTGCAAAAGCTCTACTCCTTGGTGCATTGCTTTGTTGCACTGTTTTCCAAATCCCGGAGGGAAAGCACTCCTTAA